In a genomic window of Anoxybacter fermentans:
- the hslV gene encoding ATP-dependent protease subunit HslV, whose protein sequence is MFQATTIVAVKHKGRVAMAGDGQVTLGNTIMKHGAKKVRKIYHNEVLAGFAGAAADAFTLFEKFEGKLEEFRGNLKRAAVELAKEWRTDKILRKLEALLIVANKENLLIISGTGDVIEPDKGIAAIGSGGPYAHAAALALVEYSDLTAKEIAQKALEIAGSICIYTNQNITVEELS, encoded by the coding sequence ATGTTTCAGGCCACAACTATTGTTGCTGTAAAACATAAAGGCCGGGTAGCTATGGCGGGAGATGGTCAGGTTACCCTGGGTAATACGATTATGAAGCACGGGGCTAAGAAAGTGAGGAAAATTTATCATAACGAAGTTTTAGCCGGTTTTGCCGGAGCTGCTGCTGATGCATTTACACTTTTTGAAAAATTCGAGGGAAAGTTAGAAGAATTTCGTGGCAATCTGAAACGCGCTGCTGTTGAATTGGCTAAAGAGTGGCGTACTGATAAAATTCTGCGTAAATTAGAAGCTCTTTTAATTGTTGCAAATAAAGAAAATCTATTGATAATTTCCGGAACAGGTGATGTAATTGAACCTGATAAGGGAATTGCTGCTATTGGCTCGGGGGGACCTTATGCCCATGCTGCAGCATTGGCATTAGTTGAATATTCAGATTTGACGGCAAAAGAAATTGCGCAGAAGGCATTAGAGATTGCAGGTTCAATTTGCATATATACTAATCAGAATATAACCGTTGAAGAGTTATCCTAA
- a CDS encoding ribonuclease HII: MEVKDFSRLTVNQVENLLKNIEPTPELIARLKEDSRIGIHKIAERLERKLAYIKELESKFERMLEYEKAYWEQGFYRIAGVDEVGRGPLAGPVVAAAVILKPEFRLLGLNDSKQLTEEKREEFYEEILNQALAVGIGIVDNRVIDEINILQASFRAMSLALEQLAKKGHEPDFIFVDGRHPIPGLITFQRPIVGGDEESASIAAASIVAKVTRDRIMVEMAKKYPGYGFERNKGYGSREHLEGLRKLGPSPIHRLSFSQVKL, encoded by the coding sequence ATGGAAGTTAAAGATTTTTCCCGTTTGACTGTTAATCAGGTGGAAAACTTGCTAAAAAATATAGAACCAACCCCTGAACTGATTGCCAGGTTAAAAGAAGATAGCCGTATAGGTATACATAAGATTGCTGAGCGGTTGGAACGTAAGCTAGCCTACATAAAAGAGTTAGAGAGTAAGTTTGAACGGATGCTTGAGTATGAGAAGGCATATTGGGAACAGGGGTTTTATCGCATTGCCGGTGTAGATGAAGTAGGCAGAGGGCCTTTGGCAGGGCCAGTTGTGGCTGCTGCTGTAATCTTAAAACCTGAATTTCGTCTATTGGGGCTTAATGATTCCAAACAGTTGACAGAAGAGAAACGTGAGGAATTTTATGAAGAAATTTTAAACCAGGCTCTTGCTGTTGGCATCGGTATAGTGGATAATAGAGTAATTGATGAGATTAACATATTACAGGCAAGTTTTCGAGCAATGTCGCTGGCCTTAGAGCAATTGGCTAAAAAGGGCCATGAACCGGATTTTATCTTTGTTGATGGTAGACATCCCATTCCAGGGCTTATAACTTTCCAGCGCCCCATTGTCGGTGGTGATGAAGAAAGTGCATCCATTGCTGCAGCTTCTATTGTGGCAAAGGTTACCAGAGATCGGATAATGGTTGAGATGGCGAAAAAATATCCAGGATATGGTTTTGAGCGAAATAAAGGGTATGGATCTCGTGAGCATCTTGAAGGATTACGAAAGCTTGGCCCTTCTCCCATACACCGACTTTCTTTCTCACAGGTAAAACTTTAG
- a CDS encoding DUF494 family protein: MNSNVLEIVTILVKKLLHNEDLINNEEEIIKGLLELGYNLNDIEMAFELIFSSTEIIGVSESFENHNYLPTSQRIFSIRERFIFSSEVQNVLLILLREKFLTLAILEEIIHKGFNLFFNVGIKELWYLLRITIDDEILLTRIKNRISSFKELKDAGNFFVQ; this comes from the coding sequence ATGAACTCAAATGTTTTGGAGATTGTGACTATACTGGTAAAAAAACTTTTGCATAATGAGGATCTTATTAACAATGAGGAAGAGATTATTAAAGGCTTGCTTGAATTGGGTTATAACTTGAATGATATCGAAATGGCCTTCGAATTAATTTTTTCTTCGACGGAAATAATAGGAGTATCTGAAAGTTTTGAAAATCACAATTATCTTCCAACTTCTCAACGAATCTTTTCTATTCGAGAACGTTTTATTTTTTCTTCAGAAGTTCAGAATGTTTTACTGATTTTATTACGGGAAAAATTTCTCACTTTAGCAATCCTTGAAGAGATAATTCACAAAGGATTTAATCTGTTTTTTAATGTGGGAATTAAAGAATTATGGTATCTTTTAAGGATTACCATTGATGATGAGATACTTTTAACCAGGATTAAAAATCGGATTTCTTCTTTTAAAGAATTGAAAGACGCCGGAAACTTTTTCGTTCAATAA
- the topA gene encoding type I DNA topoisomerase produces the protein MPDKLVIVESPAKAKTIRKFLGKEFRVEASMGHVIDLPKSQLGVDIENNFKPKYITIRGKGKILNSLKKAAKKSKEVYLATDPDREGEAISWHLARALKLDTDKPCRIEFNEITKKAVQNAIKSPRVIDQHRVDAQQARRVLDRLVGYKLSPLLWNKVRKGLSAGRVQSVAVRIICDREREIEAFVPEEYWTIDAQLSDKNETFVARLYRIDNKKFKISNEKEAKEHETLLKKEKFIVEEVKEMERKRNPYPPFTTSSLQQAASNFLGFSTKKTMFVAQQLYEGLDLPQGTVGLITYIRTDSTRISDEAQVAARKYIEKKFGSKYLPEKKRYYRAREGAQDAHEAIRPTDVFLEPDSIQKYLTPDQYKLYKLIWERFVASQMSPAINKIFTIDIKAGKYLFRLTGTTTIFQGFQIIDSFGSKKKDQELPELKKGDILNLIKIIPEQHFTQPPARYTEASLVKTLEEKGIGRPSTYAPIVATIQQRGYVVKDGKTLKPTELGFIVTDLLTEHFPDVIDVEFTAMLEDQLDKVEDGSVDWVKVIKDFYKTFEQRLEQARKEMENVELESEVTDVICEKCGRNMVVKHGRYGKFLACPGYPECKNTQPYIIKTGVKCIECEDGELIERRTKKGRIFYGCSNYPECEFITWNKPVKEKCPECGAFLIEKQTKKNKYYQCVRKECGYKQKEGVKNDQD, from the coding sequence GTGCCTGATAAATTAGTAATTGTCGAATCACCAGCAAAAGCAAAAACAATTAGAAAATTTTTAGGAAAAGAATTTCGAGTTGAAGCGTCAATGGGGCATGTGATTGATCTCCCTAAAAGTCAGTTAGGTGTAGATATAGAGAATAATTTTAAACCTAAATATATAACTATACGGGGAAAAGGAAAGATTTTAAATTCTCTAAAGAAGGCTGCTAAAAAAAGTAAAGAAGTATATCTGGCAACTGACCCGGACCGTGAAGGTGAAGCCATAAGTTGGCATCTTGCCAGAGCTTTAAAACTTGATACAGATAAACCATGTCGAATTGAATTTAATGAAATTACTAAAAAGGCGGTTCAAAATGCTATTAAAAGTCCAAGAGTTATTGATCAGCATAGAGTTGATGCTCAACAGGCACGTCGAGTTCTGGATCGTCTGGTTGGTTATAAACTAAGTCCCTTGCTTTGGAACAAAGTCCGTAAAGGTTTGAGCGCTGGCCGGGTTCAGTCAGTGGCTGTCCGGATTATTTGTGATCGTGAACGGGAGATTGAAGCCTTTGTTCCGGAAGAATATTGGACCATTGATGCTCAACTTTCAGATAAAAATGAGACTTTTGTTGCTAGACTTTATCGGATTGATAATAAAAAATTTAAAATTTCAAACGAGAAAGAAGCTAAAGAACATGAAACTTTGTTGAAAAAGGAGAAATTTATTGTTGAGGAAGTTAAAGAAATGGAACGGAAGCGTAACCCCTATCCACCCTTTACTACCAGTAGCTTACAGCAGGCTGCTTCGAATTTTTTAGGTTTCAGTACCAAAAAGACTATGTTTGTGGCTCAACAGCTTTATGAAGGTCTGGATTTACCACAGGGAACAGTTGGTCTTATAACGTATATTCGTACCGATTCGACACGTATTTCAGACGAAGCCCAGGTAGCGGCTAGAAAATATATTGAAAAAAAGTTTGGTTCTAAATATCTGCCTGAGAAAAAACGTTATTACCGGGCCAGGGAAGGGGCTCAGGACGCCCATGAAGCTATCAGACCCACTGATGTTTTTTTAGAACCTGATTCTATTCAAAAATATTTAACACCTGATCAATATAAACTATATAAACTAATATGGGAACGGTTTGTAGCCAGTCAGATGAGCCCTGCAATTAACAAAATCTTTACAATTGATATTAAAGCTGGTAAATATCTCTTCCGTTTGACGGGAACTACTACTATTTTTCAAGGTTTTCAAATTATAGATTCATTTGGATCTAAGAAAAAAGATCAAGAGTTACCCGAATTAAAGAAAGGAGATATTCTGAATCTTATAAAAATCATACCTGAACAGCATTTTACTCAACCACCAGCCCGTTATACTGAAGCAAGTCTGGTAAAAACCTTAGAAGAGAAGGGGATTGGTCGTCCCAGTACTTATGCTCCTATTGTGGCAACTATTCAGCAGCGGGGTTATGTGGTTAAGGATGGTAAGACTTTAAAACCTACAGAATTAGGATTTATTGTCACTGATCTTTTGACTGAACATTTTCCAGATGTTATAGATGTTGAATTTACAGCTATGTTAGAAGATCAGTTAGATAAAGTAGAAGACGGTTCTGTAGATTGGGTAAAGGTAATAAAAGATTTTTATAAAACATTTGAACAGAGATTGGAACAGGCTAGAAAAGAGATGGAAAATGTTGAACTTGAATCTGAAGTTACGGATGTGATTTGTGAAAAATGCGGCCGGAATATGGTAGTTAAACACGGCCGTTATGGAAAATTTCTGGCCTGTCCGGGATATCCTGAGTGTAAAAACACTCAGCCATATATTATTAAGACAGGGGTTAAGTGTATTGAGTGTGAGGATGGTGAACTAATTGAGCGTCGGACTAAAAAAGGCCGGATATTTTACGGATGCAGTAACTATCCTGAATGTGAATTTATCACCTGGAATAAACCTGTTAAGGAAAAATGTCCTGAATGTGGAGCTTTTTTAATAGAGAAACAGACTAAAAAGAATAAATATTATCAATGTGTCAGAAAAGAATGTGGATATAAGCAAAAAGAGGGTGTAAAAAATGACCAGGATTAG
- a CDS encoding YifB family Mg chelatase-like AAA ATPase, with the protein MLAKVLSASYLGVEGYPVVVEVDISSGLPAFELVGLPNTAIREARERVRSALKNSPYPFPLQRITINLAPADIPKQGSYFDLPIAIGILAAQNLLPTEPLSNYACVGELSLDGKIQPIRGALAMALTIRDIGLKGLILPKANYDEAQAVKDIQLVPVSNLEEVVDFFRTGQIQYPDLKTPLPTPPQGTDLATIKGQHFAKRGLEIAAAGGHNILMVGPPGSGKTLLAKAIPSILPPLSEEESLEVTRIHSIAGIIDHKRGLITQRPFRQPHHNITPAALIGGGRIPIPGEISLAHHGVLFLDEMTEFNPNLLDQLRQPLEMGQVLITRNQYRLTFPAQFILVGAANPCKCGFYGDPVNNCTCSPAEVKRYFQRISGPLLDRIDMQIQVSRVTGDELFSSMQPESSSTVRARVQQAREIQLQRFRSTVFKLNSQIPQSLIETYCPLTTKAQKILARAMDTLELTARGFHQILKIARTIADLRQAEFIEPQDIAEAIQYRSFERLYK; encoded by the coding sequence GTGTTAGCAAAAGTGCTCAGTGCTTCTTATCTAGGAGTAGAAGGCTATCCTGTCGTTGTGGAAGTGGACATCTCTTCTGGCCTTCCTGCCTTTGAGCTAGTGGGACTTCCCAATACTGCCATCCGGGAGGCCAGAGAAAGAGTTCGCTCTGCTTTGAAAAATAGTCCCTATCCCTTTCCCCTTCAGCGGATTACCATCAATTTGGCCCCGGCTGATATTCCAAAACAGGGATCTTACTTTGACTTACCTATTGCTATTGGCATTCTTGCTGCTCAAAATTTGCTGCCTACTGAACCTTTGAGTAATTACGCATGTGTGGGGGAACTCTCTCTGGATGGAAAGATTCAGCCTATCCGCGGAGCCCTGGCAATGGCTTTGACAATCCGCGATATAGGCTTAAAAGGATTGATTCTCCCCAAAGCCAATTACGATGAAGCCCAGGCTGTTAAGGATATACAGCTGGTTCCAGTTTCCAATCTGGAAGAAGTAGTAGATTTTTTCCGCACCGGTCAAATTCAATATCCCGATCTTAAAACTCCTCTCCCTACTCCTCCACAAGGGACTGATTTAGCCACCATTAAAGGGCAACATTTTGCAAAGCGGGGATTGGAGATTGCAGCTGCCGGCGGCCATAATATATTAATGGTAGGTCCGCCAGGTTCTGGAAAAACACTTCTGGCAAAAGCTATCCCCTCTATTCTACCTCCTTTGAGCGAAGAAGAATCCCTGGAAGTAACCAGGATTCATAGCATCGCTGGTATTATTGATCATAAAAGAGGCCTTATAACCCAGCGCCCTTTCCGTCAGCCCCATCACAATATTACACCTGCAGCCTTAATCGGCGGTGGAAGAATTCCAATACCCGGAGAGATCAGCCTGGCCCACCACGGAGTCCTTTTTTTAGATGAAATGACCGAATTCAATCCCAATCTTTTAGATCAACTGCGCCAGCCGCTGGAAATGGGCCAGGTTTTAATAACCCGCAATCAGTATCGACTGACTTTCCCCGCTCAATTTATTCTGGTTGGAGCTGCCAATCCCTGTAAATGCGGTTTTTACGGTGACCCAGTAAATAACTGTACCTGCTCGCCCGCAGAAGTGAAAAGATATTTTCAACGGATTTCAGGGCCCCTCCTGGATCGAATAGATATGCAGATTCAGGTTTCCCGGGTAACCGGGGATGAACTCTTCTCTTCCATGCAACCCGAATCATCTTCAACAGTACGGGCCAGAGTTCAACAGGCAAGAGAAATACAACTTCAAAGATTCCGTTCTACCGTTTTCAAACTTAATAGTCAAATCCCTCAATCACTGATAGAAACCTATTGTCCCCTCACAACAAAAGCGCAAAAAATATTGGCCAGGGCTATGGATACTTTAGAACTGACAGCACGTGGTTTTCATCAAATTTTAAAAATTGCCCGTACCATTGCAGATCTTCGCCAGGCTGAATTTATTGAACCACAGGACATAGCAGAAGCTATTCAATACCGATCTTTTGAGCGATTATATAAATGA
- a CDS encoding YraN family protein — MKKVELGRLGEKLARDYFLKAGYNILAENYRTPLGEIDLVVEKDKTIIFVEVRTRSTPSFGAPEESISRSKRERLIRLALQFCAHHYLYSQNLRFDVIAISFFDNEPKIEHIKNAFFAGGN, encoded by the coding sequence TTGAAAAAAGTTGAACTTGGACGTCTTGGAGAAAAATTGGCCCGTGATTATTTTTTAAAAGCCGGATATAATATCCTGGCTGAAAACTACCGGACCCCATTAGGAGAGATCGATCTGGTAGTGGAAAAAGATAAGACCATTATTTTTGTTGAAGTCCGCACCCGTTCTACTCCTTCTTTTGGAGCCCCCGAAGAAAGTATCAGCCGTTCTAAACGGGAACGCTTGATCAGATTAGCTCTTCAATTCTGTGCCCACCATTATCTCTATTCCCAGAATCTCCGCTTTGATGTAATTGCCATCTCCTTTTTTGATAATGAACCTAAAATTGAACATATCAAAAATGCCTTTTTTGCAGGAGGGAATTGA
- the dprA gene encoding DNA-processing protein DprA, whose amino-acid sequence MDRKYWVGLSLVQGVGSVRIKRLLEYFGSPERAWKAREEELLAIPSFGPKLVKKFIKIRDNVDLERFIKKCREAEIGILCFEDSEFPVNLKHIYDPPPVIYYRGSLKKEDINSIAIVGSRKMSPYGRRVTRLLARELAERGFTIISGMALGVDGEAHMAALEAGGRTIAVLGSGVDIIYPKEHKKLYQKIITSGAVISTFPPGTPPERGNFPARNRIISGLAYGTVVVEAGLKSGALITADQALEQNREVFAVPGSIFSPMSKGTNALIQKGAKLVTCSNDILEELVGLIPEKIQNKKISMDEIDEEFRFTNLQAQIMALLKTGEMSLDQLIEELNVDPARLNTALFELELLGKITQLPGLKFAIV is encoded by the coding sequence ATGGATCGTAAATATTGGGTTGGCCTTTCATTGGTTCAGGGTGTAGGTTCTGTCAGAATAAAACGTTTATTGGAATATTTCGGTTCTCCAGAGAGGGCTTGGAAGGCTCGGGAAGAGGAACTTTTAGCCATTCCTTCTTTTGGACCTAAATTGGTTAAGAAATTTATTAAAATACGTGATAATGTGGATCTGGAAAGGTTTATAAAAAAGTGCAGAGAAGCAGAAATAGGAATTTTGTGTTTTGAAGATTCAGAATTTCCTGTAAATTTGAAGCATATTTACGATCCTCCACCTGTTATATATTATCGAGGGAGTTTAAAAAAAGAGGATATCAATAGTATAGCCATTGTGGGTTCTAGAAAAATGTCTCCTTATGGGCGCCGGGTAACCCGTTTATTGGCCAGGGAATTGGCAGAAAGAGGTTTTACTATTATCAGTGGAATGGCCCTTGGAGTAGATGGTGAGGCGCACATGGCTGCTTTAGAAGCGGGTGGAAGAACCATTGCTGTTTTAGGTTCAGGGGTTGATATTATCTATCCAAAGGAACATAAGAAGTTATATCAAAAGATTATAACTTCTGGTGCTGTAATTTCTACATTTCCGCCAGGGACTCCTCCAGAGCGGGGAAATTTTCCTGCCAGAAATCGGATTATAAGCGGTCTGGCTTATGGTACAGTAGTGGTTGAAGCAGGATTAAAAAGCGGTGCTTTGATTACAGCTGATCAGGCATTAGAGCAAAATAGAGAAGTCTTTGCTGTGCCTGGGAGTATTTTTAGCCCGATGAGCAAGGGAACCAATGCTCTCATTCAAAAGGGAGCAAAATTGGTTACATGCAGTAATGATATACTGGAAGAACTGGTTGGGCTTATACCTGAAAAAATTCAAAATAAAAAGATTTCTATGGATGAAATAGATGAAGAGTTTCGATTTACTAATTTACAGGCTCAAATAATGGCTCTCTTAAAAACTGGAGAGATGAGTCTAGATCAATTAATCGAAGAACTAAATGTAGACCCGGCCAGGCTAAATACCGCTCTTTTTGAATTAGAATTATTGGGTAAAATTACCCAGCTTCCGGGCCTTAAATTTGCTATTGTTTAA
- a CDS encoding IS1182 family transposase, protein MKRKNHNKKTFIEYNMNQTMLPLSFDVFIPENHLVRVVNSAIERMNIEPLLEKYKGGGRSSYHPKMMLKVIVYAYTQRIYSSRRIAKALRENIYFMWLSGNNKPDFRTINRFRSEIMKDVIDEVFASVLELLIEEGYVKLENYFLDGTKIEANANKYSFVWRKATKKYKARLRAKINELLKEIEKTNEEENRLYGDNDLEEMGEGKEIDSKKLEEKIKELEERLEKNSKNKKLKKTIKELKTKCLPRMKKYEQQEEILNGRNSYSKTDTDATFMRMKEDHMKNGQLKPAYNVQIGTENQFVVGYSIHQRPADSRCLIPHLEKVKEVTGKIPENVIADSGYGSEENYDYLEKANTNIYVKYNTFHKEQKKKFKNDIFKVENWPYDKENDEFICPAQRRLIYCKTKEIKTENGYTKQIRYYKCENCDGCELKENCTRAKGDRVIRINFKLREYKQKVKENLCSDKGMKLRSQRAIEAESVFGRIKGNWSFRRFLLRGLEKVKIEWGLLCIAHNLAKLATV, encoded by the coding sequence ATGAAGAGGAAAAACCATAATAAAAAGACATTTATTGAATATAATATGAATCAGACAATGTTGCCTTTGAGTTTTGATGTGTTTATTCCTGAGAATCATTTAGTAAGGGTGGTAAATTCAGCTATAGAAAGGATGAATATTGAACCCCTGCTTGAAAAATATAAAGGTGGGGGTAGAAGCAGCTACCATCCGAAAATGATGCTTAAGGTTATAGTATATGCCTATACTCAGAGAATATATTCATCAAGACGAATTGCCAAGGCACTTCGGGAAAATATTTATTTTATGTGGCTTAGTGGTAACAATAAACCTGATTTTCGGACGATAAACCGATTCAGATCAGAGATCATGAAAGATGTTATTGATGAGGTATTTGCATCAGTATTGGAACTTCTTATAGAAGAAGGATATGTAAAGTTAGAGAATTACTTTTTAGATGGTACAAAAATAGAAGCTAATGCAAACAAATATAGCTTTGTCTGGAGAAAAGCGACAAAGAAGTACAAAGCAAGGCTTAGGGCAAAAATTAATGAACTTTTAAAAGAGATTGAGAAAACCAACGAAGAAGAGAATAGATTGTATGGGGATAATGACCTGGAGGAGATGGGTGAAGGAAAAGAAATAGATTCAAAGAAACTCGAAGAAAAAATTAAGGAACTTGAAGAACGTCTAGAAAAGAACTCCAAAAACAAGAAGTTAAAGAAAACAATTAAAGAGCTCAAGACTAAATGTCTTCCCAGAATGAAAAAATATGAGCAACAGGAAGAGATTTTAAATGGACGAAACAGTTATTCTAAAACAGATACTGATGCAACTTTTATGAGAATGAAAGAAGACCACATGAAAAATGGGCAATTGAAGCCCGCATATAATGTTCAGATAGGTACAGAGAATCAGTTTGTAGTTGGTTATAGTATTCATCAAAGGCCGGCAGATTCAAGATGCTTAATACCTCATTTAGAAAAAGTAAAAGAAGTTACAGGTAAGATTCCGGAGAATGTGATAGCTGATTCAGGTTATGGTAGTGAGGAAAATTATGATTACTTAGAGAAAGCTAATACTAATATTTATGTTAAGTATAATACTTTTCATAAAGAACAAAAGAAGAAGTTTAAAAATGATATATTTAAAGTAGAAAACTGGCCGTATGATAAAGAAAACGACGAGTTTATTTGTCCTGCTCAAAGAAGACTCATTTACTGTAAGACAAAAGAAATTAAGACTGAAAATGGATATACTAAACAAATTAGATATTACAAATGCGAAAATTGTGATGGGTGTGAGTTAAAAGAAAATTGTACCAGGGCCAAAGGTGATCGAGTAATAAGAATAAATTTTAAATTACGTGAATATAAGCAAAAGGTAAAGGAAAACCTTTGTTCCGATAAAGGTATGAAACTCCGTTCTCAAAGAGCAATTGAAGCGGAATCTGTCTTTGGAAGGATCAAAGGTAATTGGTCATTCCGGAGATTTCTGCTTCGTGGCCTTGAGAAAGTAAAAATTGAATGGGGTTTACTGTGTATAGCCCATAACCTGGCTAAACTGGCAACAGTATAG
- a CDS encoding helix-turn-helix domain-containing protein: MAQKNNPQENFGAYLKYLRDLKGISITELAKRSKVSPSYISRIENGGRRPPKPKILQKLAPHLGVGYTELMVKAGYLTKEAEDLWIEDEETKELFLTLTESKKELLRTVDGLSEDTIFMLAKTIQKIKEEIKEKNKEK; this comes from the coding sequence ATGGCTCAAAAAAACAATCCTCAAGAAAATTTTGGTGCATATTTAAAATACTTACGTGATTTAAAGGGAATTAGCATCACCGAACTAGCCAAACGTTCAAAAGTAAGTCCCTCTTATATTTCACGGATTGAGAATGGCGGCCGTCGTCCTCCCAAACCTAAGATTTTACAAAAACTCGCTCCACATCTTGGTGTAGGATACACTGAACTCATGGTCAAAGCCGGGTATTTAACTAAAGAGGCTGAAGATTTATGGATTGAAGACGAAGAAACCAAAGAACTCTTTTTAACTTTGACAGAAAGCAAAAAAGAACTGCTCCGGACAGTCGATGGTTTAAGTGAGGATACAATCTTTATGCTGGCTAAAACTATTCAAAAGATTAAAGAAGAAATAAAGGAGAAAAATAAAGAAAAATAA
- a CDS encoding helix-turn-helix domain-containing protein, giving the protein MRLNVEKVGKMLKERGWSEVMFARKLNLDYSYVYRVMRGERGVGKKFLAGLMKFCEKEGLNFKDFIFLD; this is encoded by the coding sequence ATGAGGTTAAATGTAGAAAAGGTTGGAAAAATGTTAAAAGAACGCGGGTGGAGTGAAGTAATGTTTGCCAGAAAGCTAAATCTGGATTACTCCTATGTTTATCGGGTGATGCGAGGAGAGAGGGGAGTTGGCAAAAAATTTTTAGCCGGGCTGATGAAATTTTGTGAGAAGGAAGGATTGAACTTTAAGGACTTTATTTTTTTGGACTAA
- the trmFO gene encoding methylenetetrahydrofolate--tRNA-(uracil(54)-C(5))-methyltransferase (FADH(2)-oxidizing) TrmFO translates to MTRIRVIGAGLAGVEAAWQIAKAGVKVELWEMRPLKMTPAHHTGYFAELVCSNSLKADHLANAAGLLKAEMRELDSIVLAAADRHAVPAGQALAVDREKYAKEVTERILNHPNIEFHNGEVTEIFNDGIVIIASGPLTSNPLSDAIQRLIGTDYLYFFDAAAPIVTKESLDHNIVFKASRYGDEENGDYLNCPMTKEEYEAFWHELVNAERAQVKDFEKGKFFEGCLPIEEIASRGIKTLVFGPLKPVGLIDPRTGEMPYAVVQLRQDNLEGTLYNLVGFQTRLKWGEQKRVFSMIPGLSQAEFVRYGVMHRNTYINSPKLLKATLQLKKDPRIFFAGQITGVEGYVESAATGIIAGINALRLLRGEKPLIFPKETAHGALTHYISTSVQKSFQPMNMNFGILPPLKEKIKDKRLKKEKISKRALACLRQFINQNNILT, encoded by the coding sequence ATGACCAGGATTAGAGTAATTGGTGCAGGACTGGCAGGCGTGGAAGCCGCCTGGCAAATTGCTAAAGCTGGAGTTAAAGTTGAGTTATGGGAAATGCGTCCTTTAAAAATGACACCAGCCCATCATACTGGATATTTTGCCGAATTGGTCTGCAGTAACTCTCTTAAAGCAGATCATTTAGCAAATGCTGCCGGGCTTTTAAAAGCAGAGATGCGGGAATTAGATTCAATTGTCCTTGCTGCTGCTGACCGCCATGCTGTACCGGCAGGCCAGGCCCTGGCTGTAGATCGGGAAAAATATGCAAAAGAAGTGACAGAAAGGATTCTAAATCATCCTAATATAGAGTTTCATAATGGGGAAGTTACAGAAATTTTTAATGATGGTATAGTGATTATTGCTTCAGGACCATTGACTTCCAACCCCCTTTCAGATGCAATTCAACGTTTAATAGGAACAGATTATCTTTATTTTTTTGATGCTGCGGCTCCAATTGTAACAAAGGAAAGTCTAGATCATAATATTGTTTTTAAAGCTTCCCGTTACGGTGATGAAGAAAATGGGGATTATCTTAATTGTCCAATGACAAAAGAGGAATATGAAGCCTTCTGGCATGAATTGGTCAATGCAGAAAGGGCTCAGGTTAAAGATTTTGAAAAAGGAAAGTTTTTTGAGGGCTGTCTTCCCATTGAGGAGATTGCTAGTCGGGGTATTAAAACTCTGGTTTTTGGTCCTCTTAAACCTGTGGGTTTAATTGATCCCAGAACCGGAGAAATGCCCTATGCTGTTGTTCAGCTCAGACAGGATAATTTAGAAGGAACCCTTTATAACTTAGTGGGATTTCAGACTAGACTTAAGTGGGGAGAACAAAAACGAGTTTTTTCTATGATTCCAGGTCTTTCTCAAGCTGAATTTGTCCGTTATGGAGTGATGCATCGTAATACTTATATAAACTCACCTAAATTGTTAAAAGCTACCTTGCAGCTTAAAAAAGATCCACGAATCTTTTTTGCTGGTCAGATCACCGGTGTAGAAGGTTATGTAGAATCTGCTGCGACGGGAATAATTGCAGGGATAAATGCTCTCCGCCTTTTAAGAGGAGAAAAACCGCTTATTTTTCCTAAAGAGACAGCTCATGGAGCATTAACTCATTACATCAGTACGTCAGTGCAGAAGTCTTTTCAACCAATGAATATGAATTTTGGTATTCTTCCACCTTTAAAGGAAAAGATTAAAGATAAACGATTAAAAAAAGAAAAGATTTCAAAGCGGGCTTTAGCCTGTCTGCGTCAGTTTATTAATCAAAATAATATTCTAACATAA